In the genome of Paenibacillus pabuli, the window TCTTCACCGTAGGCACAGTCCCGGTCAATATTCTCATTACATTTGTACTGTCTTATTTCATCTATCAGATGAAAAGCAAATGGCAGACTTTCTTCAAAGCTACCATGTATCTGCCTGCGGTAGCGTCCGGGGTCACCATCTCCATTGTATGGCTGGCGATTTTTGACCCGACGGATTCGGGGCTGCTCAACCGTTTTCTCGGCTTGTTTGGTCTTGATCCGGTGATCTGGCTCGGCCAATCGGGTACGGCACTCTTTTCCCTCATTCTCATGAACTGGCTCGGATCGCACGGAGCGGGCATTATTCTGTACCTGGCAGCCATGGGCGGTATTCCAAAATCGCTGTACGAAGCGGCGGATATTGATCATGCCAGCGGCTGGACCCAGTTCAGCAAGATTACATGGCCGCTACTCAAACCAACGACACTGTATCTGCTCGTCACGGGTGTTATTACATCCTTCCAGGTGTTCATCTCGGTATATCTGATGACACAGGGTGGACCGAATTTTGCGACCACAACGATTGCTTACCTGATCTACGAGACGGCATTCAAGTTTTATGAGTTCGGATTGGCTTCTGCACAATCATTCGTATTGGCGGTCATCATCATTGTCATCTCCGTCATACAGTTCAAATATTTCTCCAGCGATATTGAGTACTAAGGAGTATCAAGCATGTTGCATTAAGCATCCGGGGGTGAATGAAATCCATGAAATCAACTCAGAAAAAGACACTGCTTGTCGTTGCATCCATTCTGCTGGTGATTTGGGCACTGGTGACGGTCATTCCGATGTACTGGATGCTGGTCGGTTCGGTGCAGGATAGTGCGATGTCGGCTTCCTTCAAACCGCAGATGATCCCGGAGCAGCTGTCATTATCACCATATGAGCGCTTTTTTGCCAAAACCGATGCGTGGCGCTGGCTATATAACTCACTGCTGATCGCGGTCATTCTGACCGTGACAAATGTGTTCTTCGCTTCCCTGGCGGGATATGCATTCGCTAAATTGAAGTTTCCGGGGAGTCAGGCTGTATTCTGGACTCTGCTGGGTACGATGATGATTCCGGCACAGGTAACGCTGATTCCTCTGTACATTCTGATGGTCAACGTGTTTGACCTGGGGGATACGTATACAGCCATTATTCTGCCTGCTGCCGTCAGTGTGGGCAATATCTTCTTGATGAAACAGTTCATGTCCACACTGCCTACATCGCTGATTCATGCGGCACGTATTGATGCATGCAGCGAGTTCGGCATCTTCTGGAAGGTGATTCTGCCGATGGCGAAGCCAGGGATCGCGGTGCTGGCGATTTTCACGTTTGTGGCTTCGTGGAACGAATTTTTCTGGCCATTCCTGATCACCAATTCCAACGAGATGCGCACCGTTCAGGTAGGGCTGGCTTCGTTTGTATTTGCCGAATCAACGGACTTCGGTGCCATGATGGCAGGAGCAACGATTGGTGCACTGCCGATGATCATTCTGTTTTTCTCGCTGCAGCGCTATTTCCTACAGGGCATTACGATCGGTGCGGTTAAAGGTTAATTTCTATATATGTTCAACTAAACATTTACACTATAACGGAGAGGACAGAAATAACCTGAAGAAGCGAAGGCGTTCGCCTAAAAGCTTTTTAAAAGAAAGCTACATCGGAAGCATAAGCTATCACCGGATTTTCCCTTTTTATAAAAGAATCAAAGAAATCTGGGGATAACAGCGATCGGAAGGTTGTTCTGTCATCGGAGTGCAAGTGTAAATACTCGTTAGTTGAACTTATATAGTTCAGGACAAGCGACAACGTAAAGGGGGATCTACCTATGGCACGCGTGGAGTTTCGCCAAGTGCGCAAAGAATTCAAAGACGATCATAAAGGAACGTTCACGGCTGTGGCCGGCTCGGACTTTGTTATAGAAGATAAGGAATTCGTGGTTTTTGTGGGTCCTTCGGGCTGTGGCAAGACGACGTCGCTGCGGATGATTGCGGGACTGGAAAAACAGACGAGTGGCGACATTGTCATTGGGGAACGGATCGTGAACGACCTGCATCCGAAGGATCGCGATATCGCGATGGTATTTCAGGATTATGCACTTTATCCGCATATGACGATCCGTGAAAATCTGTCCTTTGGCCTGAAAAATCTCA includes:
- a CDS encoding carbohydrate ABC transporter permease; the encoded protein is MQTALAPKPSVPRTSRVARFWRDYGWAYLFILAPVLLFLIFTLYPVLTALVMSFQKYNIMNSTWVGLDNYERLVKDETFWKSIKNTVIFTVGTVPVNILITFVLSYFIYQMKSKWQTFFKATMYLPAVASGVTISIVWLAIFDPTDSGLLNRFLGLFGLDPVIWLGQSGTALFSLILMNWLGSHGAGIILYLAAMGGIPKSLYEAADIDHASGWTQFSKITWPLLKPTTLYLLVTGVITSFQVFISVYLMTQGGPNFATTTIAYLIYETAFKFYEFGLASAQSFVLAVIIIVISVIQFKYFSSDIEY
- a CDS encoding carbohydrate ABC transporter permease, with the translated sequence MKSTQKKTLLVVASILLVIWALVTVIPMYWMLVGSVQDSAMSASFKPQMIPEQLSLSPYERFFAKTDAWRWLYNSLLIAVILTVTNVFFASLAGYAFAKLKFPGSQAVFWTLLGTMMIPAQVTLIPLYILMVNVFDLGDTYTAIILPAAVSVGNIFLMKQFMSTLPTSLIHAARIDACSEFGIFWKVILPMAKPGIAVLAIFTFVASWNEFFWPFLITNSNEMRTVQVGLASFVFAESTDFGAMMAGATIGALPMIILFFSLQRYFLQGITIGAVKG